The Erpetoichthys calabaricus chromosome 1 unlocalized genomic scaffold, fErpCal1.3 SUPER_1_unloc_16, whole genome shotgun sequence genome contains a region encoding:
- the LOC127526347 gene encoding gastrula zinc finger protein XlCGF49.1-like: protein MSNLKSHTRIHTGVKRYCCNECGKQFSHKINLKSHTRVHTGEKPYCCNECGKQFSRISSLKDHTRVHTREKPYCCNECGKQFSRIGSLQRHTRVHTGEKPYCCNECGKQFSQMSHLQRHTRVHTGQKPYCCNECGKQFSRISNLQIHTRVHNRI from the coding sequence ATGAGCAATCTGAAGAGCCACactagaattcacactggagtgaagcggtattgctgtaatgaatgtggtaaacagttttcacataaaaTCAATCTGAAGagccacactagagttcacactggagagaagccatattgctgtaatgaatgtggtaaacagttttcacgtatAAGCAGTCTGAAGGatcacactagagttcacaccagagagaagccgtattgctgtaatgaatgtggtaaacagttttcacgtataggcagtcttcagagacacactagagttcacacgggagagaagccgtattgctgtaatgaatgtggtaaacagttttcacaaatgagccatcttcagagacacactagagttcacacaggacagaagccgtattgctgtaatgaatgtggtaaacagttttcacgtataagcaatcttcagatacacactagagttcacaacaGAATATAA